The following coding sequences are from one Arcobacter nitrofigilis DSM 7299 window:
- a CDS encoding protein-lysine palmitoyltransferase has protein sequence MKNKNIEQKNKTFEMKAKVTEVLGEAVLVLLNSPAHRLSFFVGDLEWLLIPAISKEQFRLYRDKENKPVGLILWAFVDNEVDKKLEMGIGKLGFNDWTSGENLWVIDLIAPMGGGDKMLGELKDTVFKGKTFKYQSVDKEGNRKIVVDKSE, from the coding sequence ATGAAAAATAAAAATATAGAGCAAAAAAATAAAACTTTTGAAATGAAAGCAAAAGTAACAGAAGTATTGGGAGAAGCAGTACTTGTATTACTTAATTCTCCAGCACACAGATTGAGTTTTTTTGTTGGAGATTTAGAGTGGTTATTAATACCTGCAATTTCAAAAGAACAATTTAGGCTATATAGAGATAAAGAAAATAAACCAGTGGGACTAATCCTTTGGGCATTTGTAGATAATGAAGTTGATAAAAAGTTGGAAATGGGAATAGGAAAATTAGGGTTTAATGATTGGACTAGTGGTGAAAACTTATGGGTGATTGATTTAATTGCACCAATGGGTGGTGGGGATAAGATGCTAGGTGAGTTAAAAGATACTGTCTTCAAAGGTAAAACATTTAAATATCAAAGTGTAGACAAAGAAGGAAATAGAAAAATCGTTGTAGATAAATCTGAGTAA
- a CDS encoding TolC family protein: MRIIVSILVLYNILFSKVYTLKEVYEAAFTNSDSYHISSLKKESSNKEVDKTLSAFLPTAKIENEYFKLNEYPVIVDGVEVRKRKSRRDVTFTLEQTLYDRSKYLNYKDKKVIYNQSSLEKTKEKQQLIFDVIRYYFEAIFKANQIELINQKLKSFEKIVERAKAKFKSGLISKADYLEAKLERDESLTQKLELEYEFNQSKSFLEKLANLDDIQILDKIKLHNVNTSLFFGYEDKYKDNLDLKIQKMKLKRAEINKDIALSKFEPTATLTYEKVTNDVEASKDQNTINFLITMNIFNGMYDTKNYQQTKINNQIEKLSLNKLEKDVKQNIKNKIDKVVTFYKIIQSYPTILEAKKFALEGMRERFQRGTKSIIDLLDEENKYFEKLNKYTEYEYQFVIEYTTLKQYTNSLDEEFINKINGFLYE, encoded by the coding sequence ATGAGAATTATAGTTAGTATATTAGTTTTATATAATATTTTATTTTCAAAAGTTTATACTTTAAAAGAAGTTTATGAAGCAGCTTTTACTAATAGTGATAGTTATCATATATCATCATTAAAAAAAGAATCTTCAAATAAAGAAGTTGATAAAACACTATCAGCTTTTTTACCGACAGCAAAAATTGAAAATGAATATTTTAAGTTAAATGAGTATCCTGTTATTGTTGATGGGGTTGAAGTTAGGAAGAGGAAATCAAGAAGAGATGTTACTTTTACCTTAGAGCAAACTTTATATGATAGAAGTAAATATCTTAACTATAAAGACAAAAAAGTAATTTACAATCAATCAAGTTTGGAAAAAACTAAAGAGAAACAACAGCTTATTTTTGATGTTATAAGATACTATTTTGAAGCAATATTTAAAGCAAATCAAATAGAATTAATAAATCAAAAGTTAAAAAGTTTTGAAAAAATAGTTGAAAGAGCTAAGGCAAAGTTTAAGTCAGGACTTATTTCAAAAGCTGATTATTTAGAAGCAAAACTGGAAAGAGATGAATCCTTAACCCAAAAACTTGAACTAGAATATGAATTTAATCAAAGCAAATCTTTTTTAGAAAAATTAGCAAATCTTGATGATATTCAAATACTTGATAAAATAAAACTACATAACGTTAATACAAGTCTGTTTTTTGGATATGAAGATAAATATAAAGATAATTTAGACTTAAAAATTCAGAAAATGAAATTAAAAAGAGCAGAGATAAATAAAGATATAGCATTAAGTAAGTTTGAACCAACAGCTACTCTTACTTATGAGAAAGTTACTAATGATGTAGAAGCATCAAAGGATCAAAATACAATAAATTTTCTAATAACAATGAATATCTTTAATGGTATGTATGATACAAAAAATTATCAGCAAACTAAAATAAATAATCAAATTGAAAAGTTATCATTAAATAAATTAGAAAAAGATGTGAAACAAAATATAAAAAACAAAATTGATAAAGTAGTTACTTTCTATAAAATAATTCAATCTTATCCTACTATATTAGAGGCAAAGAAGTTTGCCTTAGAGGGTATGAGAGAGAGGTTTCAAAGAGGTACAAAATCTATTATTGATTTACTTGATGAAGAAAATAAATATTTTGAAAAACTTAATAAATATACTGAGTATGAATACCAATTTGTAATAGAGTATACAACTTTAAAACAGTATACAAATAGTTTGGATGAAGAATTTATAAATAAAATAAATGGATTTTTATATGAATGA
- a CDS encoding peptidase domain-containing ABC transporter, whose product MNDKIKIKNELVHSFLLITRMMNLEISYDDVLHKTGSAEEIIDEDIIYIANEYFGLKTKMIKVNIEKLSKNPLPAIVKLKDNKYSILFSFDEKDCEIYSFEDSKKIKLSIEEFKEIYYGEIILIAKDDDKSSTSISNFGLTWFIKSFFKQDRLVYHVLFAAFIIQVFALITPLFTMIIIDKVFSSSGNSTLEVLIIGLFIISIFDFILGFSRKHLLSHMTSIIDVTMVSKFFRHLTSLPLSFFTSKQSGDTVARFKEIESIRNFISSNLLTTIIDFPFGIIFIIVMFLFSPTLTFFVLLAIICIFVLYGVVNPILKERLKKKLELSTDSQSYLFDCISSIETIKSMSIEPTIRRDYEEHLAKQSKHNTKTDDISGNISQIAAFINKLVVALCLWVGAMGVLDGNMTAGQLIAFNMLIGRIMAPAQRIAQTLQQIYQVKISIKRVKEIFSSNQEIAINSTNTSLPNIKGNISFEGVSFKYNDDLPLVLDNINLRIKEGEIIGVVGRSGSGKTTFTRLLQRLYSPNKGKILIDGIDLSTIDPNWLRRQIGVVMQDNILLNKSIKENISLANPRATIKEIEYVCKLSGADEFIKKLPNAYDSKVGERGNILSTGQRQRIAIARALINNPRILIFDEATSAIDFESEMIIQRNLSRICANRTVLIVSHRVSVLKVASKIISIFNGKIIEAGTKEELLKNDKGYFHNLCQAQNILSEIK is encoded by the coding sequence ATGAATGATAAAATAAAGATAAAAAATGAATTGGTACATTCATTTTTATTAATAACAAGAATGATGAATCTTGAAATAAGTTATGATGATGTATTGCATAAAACAGGTTCTGCAGAAGAGATAATAGATGAAGATATTATTTATATAGCAAATGAATATTTTGGTTTAAAAACTAAAATGATAAAAGTCAATATTGAAAAATTATCAAAAAATCCACTTCCTGCAATAGTGAAACTTAAAGATAATAAGTATTCTATATTATTTTCTTTTGATGAAAAAGATTGTGAAATTTATAGTTTTGAAGATTCTAAAAAAATAAAACTTTCAATTGAAGAATTTAAAGAAATATACTATGGTGAGATTATATTAATAGCTAAAGATGATGATAAAAGTAGTACATCTATATCAAATTTTGGATTAACATGGTTTATAAAATCTTTCTTCAAACAAGATAGACTTGTATATCATGTTCTTTTTGCAGCGTTTATTATTCAAGTTTTTGCTCTTATAACACCTTTATTTACAATGATTATTATTGATAAAGTTTTTAGTTCAAGTGGTAATAGTACCTTGGAAGTTTTAATTATAGGGCTTTTTATAATATCAATATTTGATTTTATACTTGGCTTTAGCAGAAAACATCTTCTTAGTCATATGACATCTATAATTGATGTTACCATGGTATCTAAATTCTTTAGACACTTAACTTCTTTGCCATTGAGTTTTTTTACATCAAAACAATCAGGTGATACAGTTGCAAGATTTAAAGAAATTGAATCAATAAGAAACTTTATTAGCTCAAACTTACTCACTACAATTATTGATTTCCCATTTGGTATTATATTTATAATTGTTATGTTTCTTTTTTCACCTACACTTACATTTTTTGTTTTGCTTGCAATTATTTGCATATTTGTATTATATGGAGTAGTAAATCCAATACTGAAAGAGAGATTAAAAAAGAAACTTGAACTTTCAACAGATTCTCAATCATATCTTTTTGATTGTATATCTTCTATTGAAACTATTAAATCTATGTCAATAGAACCAACTATTAGAAGAGATTATGAAGAACATTTAGCAAAACAATCAAAACATAATACAAAAACAGATGATATATCTGGGAATATATCTCAAATAGCAGCTTTTATTAATAAGCTTGTTGTTGCACTTTGTTTATGGGTAGGAGCGATGGGTGTTTTAGATGGAAATATGACAGCAGGACAACTTATTGCATTTAATATGTTAATTGGAAGAATCATGGCTCCTGCTCAAAGAATTGCGCAGACTTTACAACAAATATATCAAGTAAAAATATCTATAAAAAGAGTAAAAGAAATATTTAGTTCGAACCAAGAAATAGCAATAAACTCTACAAATACTAGTCTACCAAATATAAAAGGCAATATCTCTTTTGAAGGGGTTTCTTTTAAATACAATGATGATTTACCTTTAGTTCTTGATAATATAAATTTAAGAATAAAAGAAGGAGAAATAATCGGAGTAGTAGGAAGATCTGGTTCTGGAAAAACTACATTTACAAGACTTTTACAAAGATTGTACTCACCAAATAAAGGTAAAATACTTATTGATGGCATTGATTTATCTACAATTGATCCTAATTGGCTTAGACGTCAAATAGGTGTGGTGATGCAAGATAATATCTTACTTAATAAAAGTATAAAAGAAAATATTTCTTTAGCTAATCCAAGAGCTACAATAAAGGAAATAGAATATGTATGTAAATTAAGTGGGGCTGATGAATTTATAAAAAAACTTCCAAATGCTTATGATTCAAAAGTTGGTGAAAGAGGAAATATCCTTTCTACTGGTCAAAGACAAAGAATAGCTATAGCAAGGGCACTTATAAATAACCCTAGAATACTTATATTTGATGAAGCAACTAGTGCCATTGATTTTGAGTCTGAAATGATAATACAAAGAAATCTTAGTAGAATATGTGCCAATCGAACAGTTTTAATTGTATCACATAGAGTATCTGTCTTAAAAGTAGCATCTAAAATAATATCAATATTTAATGGAAAAATAATAGAAGCAGGAACAAAAGAAGAACTTTTGAAAAATGATAAAGGTTATTTTCATAATCTGTGTCAAGCACAAAATATATTAAGTGAGATAAAATGA
- a CDS encoding HlyD family type I secretion periplasmic adaptor subunit: MKKENIDFLSGLEAVLSHRPAKMLWMIPTFIGILVVMIILWLTISQIDVIAPAQGKTIPNSRMVLIQPKDISIIDKIYVKNGQSVKKGDLLVDFKDKIENFENNSVNAKYKNLIAEKLFLDNYISYIKTKKISKISSNKDLPLGILAMVNSKLSTNISAYENDTLSFQMKIQKIDFEKKMVESELSKQQKLLPYTKHNLEQLKELVLKGYESEMSLQDMEKEYIKEDEDIKIKIAEKNKLQAQLNISKKELEQFKNNTLKDLLKRENEVSNELTTLEPEVDKSNYILGTKSIKATVDGTIYNLTNSNKDKVVQSGEVIMKLIPNNTPLEVEAKVLNKDIGFISIGQKVKVKLDSFKFTKYGYIEGEVINIEKASILDEKLGEIYPVIIRLSTDIMKVDNKFIKLIPGMTCSVDIKIGKRRLIDYIISPMIRYKDEALREK; this comes from the coding sequence ATGAAAAAAGAAAATATAGATTTTTTATCAGGACTAGAAGCTGTACTTTCTCACAGACCAGCTAAAATGTTATGGATGATTCCTACATTTATAGGTATATTAGTTGTAATGATAATATTGTGGTTAACAATCAGTCAAATAGATGTAATTGCACCAGCACAAGGAAAAACCATACCGAATTCTAGAATGGTATTAATACAACCAAAAGATATAAGTATTATAGATAAGATATATGTTAAAAATGGACAAAGTGTAAAAAAAGGTGATTTATTAGTTGATTTTAAAGATAAAATAGAAAATTTTGAGAATAATAGTGTCAATGCAAAATATAAAAATCTTATAGCAGAAAAATTATTTTTAGATAATTATATTTCTTATATAAAAACAAAAAAAATAAGTAAAATTAGCTCAAATAAAGATCTTCCTTTAGGAATATTAGCAATGGTTAACTCTAAGCTTAGTACAAATATTTCAGCATATGAAAATGATACATTGTCTTTTCAAATGAAAATACAAAAAATAGACTTTGAAAAAAAGATGGTTGAATCAGAATTATCTAAACAACAAAAATTGCTTCCATATACCAAACATAACTTAGAACAATTAAAAGAATTAGTGTTAAAAGGATATGAGTCTGAAATGTCTTTACAAGATATGGAGAAAGAGTATATAAAAGAAGATGAAGATATTAAAATAAAAATAGCAGAAAAGAATAAACTTCAAGCACAATTAAATATTAGTAAAAAAGAGTTGGAACAATTTAAAAATAATACTTTAAAAGATTTATTAAAACGAGAGAATGAGGTCTCAAATGAATTGACAACACTAGAACCAGAAGTAGATAAAAGTAATTATATTTTAGGTACTAAGTCTATAAAAGCAACTGTCGATGGAACAATTTATAATTTAACCAATAGTAATAAAGACAAAGTTGTTCAATCAGGTGAAGTTATAATGAAACTAATACCTAATAATACACCACTTGAAGTTGAAGCAAAAGTTTTAAATAAAGACATTGGATTTATAAGTATAGGACAAAAAGTAAAAGTTAAGTTAGATAGTTTTAAATTTACAAAATATGGTTATATAGAAGGAGAAGTTATAAATATTGAAAAAGCTTCTATTTTAGATGAAAAATTAGGTGAAATATATCCTGTTATAATAAGATTAAGTACAGACATAATGAAAGTTGATAATAAATTTATTAAACTAATACCTGGTATGACTTGTTCAGTAGATATAAAGATTGGGAAAAGAAGGTTAATTGACTATATCATTTCACCTATGATTAGGTATAAAGATGAAGCTTTAAGGGAAAAATAA
- a CDS encoding tyrosine-type recombinase/integrase, which translates to MIIDKLLKDFFFHCQFEKNLNPKTLNAYTIDIKQFKAFNNIETLSINDVDKDVLKEYIRHLYSIDLKPKSIKRKLATLKSFFNYLEFEEIILVSPFRKMRISIKEQKSLPKTIDIRNIRKLFKYVYKIKSNNKETESFSYKTIVRDIAILELLFATGLRVSEVSNMKYSNIDLSSGNIRILGKGNKERTIQICDQEVKLILKEYFSLFKDEIYKNKCFFINRLGNKLSEQSISNMIKKYQKNANVGQHLTPHMFRHSFATMLLEEGVDIRYIQGMLGHSSISTTQIYTQINMKQQKKILSTKHPRRNLQFII; encoded by the coding sequence ATGATAATAGATAAATTATTGAAAGATTTTTTTTTTCACTGTCAATTTGAAAAAAATTTAAACCCAAAAACATTAAATGCATATACTATTGATATTAAACAGTTTAAAGCATTTAATAACATTGAAACACTCAGTATAAATGATGTGGATAAAGATGTATTAAAAGAGTATATCAGGCATCTTTATTCAATTGATTTAAAACCTAAATCAATAAAAAGAAAATTAGCTACATTAAAATCATTTTTTAATTATCTTGAATTTGAAGAAATTATTCTTGTAAGTCCTTTTCGAAAAATGAGAATATCAATAAAAGAACAAAAATCTTTACCGAAAACTATAGATATAAGGAATATAAGAAAGCTTTTTAAATATGTTTATAAAATAAAATCAAATAATAAAGAAACAGAAAGTTTTTCATATAAAACAATAGTAAGAGATATTGCTATTTTAGAACTTTTATTTGCAACAGGGCTAAGAGTATCTGAAGTAAGTAATATGAAGTATTCTAATATAGATTTGAGTAGTGGAAATATTAGAATACTAGGAAAAGGTAACAAAGAAAGAACAATACAAATTTGTGATCAAGAAGTTAAACTAATACTAAAAGAATATTTTTCTTTATTTAAAGACGAAATTTATAAAAATAAATGCTTCTTTATAAATCGTCTTGGAAATAAGCTTAGCGAACAATCTATTTCTAATATGATAAAAAAATACCAAAAGAATGCTAATGTAGGACAACATTTAACTCCTCATATGTTTAGACATTCATTTGCAACAATGTTACTTGAAGAAGGAGTTGATATAAGATATATTCAAGGTATGTTAGGTCATTCCTCAATATCAACAACACAGATTTACACACAAATTAATATGAAACAACAAAAGAAAATCTTATCAACCAAACACCCAAGAAGAAACCTTCAATTCATCATATAG
- a CDS encoding N-acetyltransferase codes for MKSITSPSYSVKLFESSESEDFISALNIYLDEIPFELKTSSQEIIYWIDNYSKKFNDELLIFGFYENDTLIGFSQCVYFSSKQFIVIDYFIIASQYRGNHSFQMIVALLKKFFREYRYDYYYILTEVDFNSKLLLRLLKQNGFGEVQSKYFQPNLGVNNFDSLLDAKLLFYPAEEDTTIKKEQYKTIIETIYNDHYVRWYSAFLTNKEISTYKNNIEKLKKKIYNNLNDKINVRGGKKTINSYSEFSTKKDIGNTTILLTIIFTFTLLTLLLGKIFEFSLTEIVVLLFINASMVYLTHSLTSGKGTKQFKLLMKLFDKIK; via the coding sequence TTGAAATCTATTACATCCCCAAGTTATAGTGTTAAATTATTTGAAAGTAGCGAATCAGAAGATTTTATTTCTGCCCTTAATATATATTTAGATGAAATACCTTTTGAATTAAAAACTTCATCTCAAGAGATTATATATTGGATTGACAATTATTCAAAAAAATTTAATGATGAATTACTTATTTTTGGATTTTATGAAAATGATACTTTAATTGGATTCTCACAATGTGTTTATTTCTCAAGTAAGCAATTTATTGTAATTGACTATTTTATAATTGCATCTCAATATAGAGGCAATCATTCATTTCAAATGATTGTTGCTCTTTTAAAAAAGTTTTTTAGAGAATACAGATATGACTATTACTATATTTTAACAGAAGTTGATTTTAATAGTAAACTTCTATTAAGACTTTTAAAACAAAATGGTTTTGGTGAGGTACAATCAAAATATTTTCAACCAAATTTAGGTGTGAACAATTTTGATAGTTTACTAGATGCAAAATTATTATTCTACCCAGCAGAAGAAGATACGACTATAAAAAAAGAACAATATAAAACTATTATTGAAACAATTTACAATGATCATTATGTTCGTTGGTACAGTGCCTTTTTAACAAATAAAGAAATAAGTACTTATAAAAATAATATAGAAAAATTAAAAAAGAAAATTTATAATAATCTTAATGACAAAATCAATGTTCGAGGAGGAAAAAAAACAATCAATAGCTATAGTGAATTTAGTACAAAGAAGGATATTGGAAATACAACAATTTTATTAACTATTATATTTACTTTTACACTTTTGACTTTACTTCTTGGAAAGATTTTTGAATTCTCTTTAACTGAAATTGTAGTTCTATTATTCATTAATGCGTCTATGGTTTACCTAACACATTCTTTAACATCGGGTAAGGGTACTAAGCAATTTAAGTTATTGATGAAACTTTTTGACAAAATAAAATAG
- a CDS encoding methyltransferase domain-containing protein encodes MNIDQKYIQVKYNNIEEIWSKDDSWHFYTFKKISNFIKTVFESFNIRENFVLLNAGSAGNDYNIKCNKHIHIDLAEQKVNTKEHFLVASIENIPLEKNSVDCILCVGSVLNYTDAIQSIKEFQRTLKDTGYLIIEFENSYSFEYLFTKNFKKKADIVTTFYKNEEEKIWIYSYKLIEDILALNNFKILKKSNFHFISSLVYRISKNESFSSKFTFLDFLCKHIPILKNYSSNTILFCQKVSSIT; translated from the coding sequence ATGAATATTGATCAGAAATATATACAAGTCAAGTATAATAACATAGAAGAAATATGGTCAAAAGATGATAGTTGGCATTTTTATACATTTAAAAAAATTTCTAATTTTATAAAAACAGTTTTTGAATCATTCAATATTAGAGAAAATTTTGTATTGTTAAATGCTGGCTCTGCAGGTAATGATTATAATATAAAGTGTAATAAACATATTCATATTGATTTGGCAGAACAAAAAGTTAATACAAAAGAACATTTTTTAGTTGCCTCAATTGAAAATATCCCTTTAGAAAAGAATTCTGTTGATTGTATTTTATGTGTGGGTAGTGTACTTAATTATACTGATGCTATTCAATCAATTAAAGAATTTCAAAGAACTTTGAAAGATACAGGTTATTTAATTATTGAATTTGAGAATAGTTATAGTTTTGAATATCTTTTTACAAAAAATTTCAAGAAGAAAGCTGATATTGTTACGACATTTTATAAAAATGAAGAAGAAAAAATATGGATTTATTCATATAAATTAATTGAAGATATTCTTGCTCTTAATAATTTTAAAATTTTAAAAAAGTCTAACTTCCATTTCATATCATCACTTGTATATCGTATTAGTAAAAATGAATCATTTTCAAGTAAATTTACTTTTTTAGACTTTTTATGTAAACATATTCCAATCTTAAAAAACTATTCATCGAATACTATTTTATTTTGTCAAAAAGTTTCATCAATAACTTAA
- a CDS encoding tyrosine-type recombinase/integrase yields the protein MYSNNKTYIQNIQAQIRKLKKALNNPNFGIHYLRKVVVSAMAEQGVNATYLSGALSHSDLNTIKKYLSIPYKKGSEVANETIQLLTES from the coding sequence ATATATAGTAACAATAAAACATACATACAAAATATTCAAGCACAAATAAGAAAATTAAAAAAAGCACTAAATAATCCAAACTTTGGAATTCACTATTTGAGAAAGGTAGTTGTATCAGCTATGGCAGAACAAGGAGTAAATGCTACATATTTATCAGGTGCATTAAGTCACTCTGATTTAAATACTATTAAGAAGTATTTATCAATACCTTATAAAAAAGGTTCTGAAGTTGCAAATGAAACAATTCAGCTTTTAACTGAATCATAA
- a CDS encoding sensor histidine kinase, whose amino-acid sequence MLQVIYKIIIINLILLVVGIITTNIITSLTIIIILNTIILINKIYKLEGENKELDKMLILQARQNTIVNILCNVLHDWKIPLSRIGAINTALSLKLKLNKRISNEEIERVTTKIDSTLNYLSKTIDTFENFFLNNRRNSFQIDLKESIYETIEFISDILEINQIKINLSLEDNCIITGDKNYISHILMNLVLNSKEAFLQNQTNQTNQINIRLFKSKKQIYINISDNAGGITINPIGKIFMPYKTTKKNKGMGLGLFTVKQMIEKSFNGIIKAKNIKNGAQFIIIIK is encoded by the coding sequence ATGTTACAAGTAATTTATAAAATAATAATCATAAATTTAATTCTATTAGTAGTTGGAATAATAACCACAAATATAATTACTTCATTAACAATCATAATTATATTAAATACAATAATATTAATAAATAAAATTTATAAATTAGAAGGTGAGAATAAAGAACTTGATAAAATGCTTATTCTACAAGCAAGACAAAATACTATTGTAAATATTCTATGCAATGTACTTCATGATTGGAAAATTCCTCTTTCTAGAATTGGAGCGATAAATACTGCATTAAGCCTGAAATTAAAATTAAATAAAAGAATATCAAATGAAGAGATAGAACGTGTCACTACTAAAATAGACAGTACATTAAACTATCTATCTAAAACAATTGATACCTTTGAAAATTTCTTTTTAAATAATAGAAGAAATAGTTTCCAAATTGATTTAAAAGAAAGTATATATGAAACTATAGAATTTATAAGTGATATTTTAGAAATTAATCAAATAAAAATAAATCTATCATTGGAAGATAACTGTATTATCACAGGTGACAAAAATTATATTTCTCATATATTAATGAATCTAGTTTTAAATTCAAAAGAGGCATTTCTTCAAAATCAAACTAATCAAACTAATCAAATTAATATTAGACTATTTAAAAGTAAGAAACAAATTTATATAAACATCAGTGATAATGCTGGCGGAATTACTATCAATCCAATTGGTAAAATATTTATGCCATATAAAACTACAAAAAAAAATAAAGGAATGGGCTTAGGACTTTTTACAGTAAAGCAAATGATAGAAAAATCATTTAATGGCATAATAAAAGCTAAAAATATTAAAAATGGAGCCCAATTTATTATAATTATAAAGTAA
- a CDS encoding response regulator transcription factor: MIEKLKLLNNLNILLVEDDIKTANEMKAILKLIFKNVFYAKNGIDALTIYKENFPEIILTDIEMKEMNGLELLKEIRKKDHHTIIVILSAHSEQKLLLDVINSSCSGYILKPINADRLVNQLYLILRNNTTIDKDINLFENVKYNLLNKELIINNKVVPLGSKEHMLLKLFLTINKKVINKNDINYYLYPFDSITDSAIKNLIIRLKNKLGKDSIIFVPGAGWKLNISKNNYVTSNL, translated from the coding sequence TTGATTGAAAAATTAAAACTTTTAAATAATCTTAATATATTACTAGTAGAAGATGACATAAAAACAGCAAATGAAATGAAAGCTATACTTAAACTAATATTTAAAAATGTATTTTATGCAAAAAATGGTATTGATGCACTAACTATTTATAAAGAAAATTTTCCAGAAATAATACTAACTGATATAGAAATGAAAGAAATGAATGGATTAGAACTTTTAAAAGAGATAAGAAAAAAAGATCATCATACTATTATAGTAATTTTAAGTGCTCATTCAGAGCAAAAACTTTTACTTGATGTAATTAATTCTTCTTGTAGTGGATATATTTTAAAACCTATAAATGCAGATAGACTAGTAAATCAACTATATTTAATACTAAGAAATAATACTACTATTGATAAAGATATTAATTTATTTGAAAATGTAAAATATAATCTACTAAATAAAGAATTAATTATTAACAATAAAGTTGTACCTTTAGGAAGTAAAGAACATATGTTATTGAAACTGTTTTTGACAATAAATAAAAAAGTAATTAATAAAAATGACATAAATTATTATCTTTATCCCTTCGATAGTATTACTGATTCTGCTATTAAAAATCTAATTATTAGACTCAAAAATAAATTAGGTAAAGACTCAATAATCTTTGTTCCAGGAGCTGGATGGAAATTAAATATTTCAAAGAATAATTATGTTACAAGTAATTTATAA
- a CDS encoding fibrobacter succinogenes major paralogous domain-containing protein — protein MYSLILRLIFLFIITADLNAERIKTKKFFFDSVNINIVSSKNSYYPIDTIARVSDINNLNIYIPYKVQGGELLLPDYFQEVDINKKIFEKVNSNVKATLSWNSQLLKGNGFLKAKVTIDGDINAKFIQLSLLKEKEILKFDYLSNYTGKKSHLIIKLVGSIKSKNFDSSKNKYIYFPIKSFKTNRIWLNNNLGSEYNNINSPYFNPYKKSIHSKDHLAFGKLYEWTENVCPDGFRIPTKEEFIAEIDNFEFRNSFLNLTYAGMRGIVKDNILFAGQFGSYWLNSSTKKEIYGVLRIYDGKLLWNTAYKKYGFSVRCIRDDY, from the coding sequence TTGTACAGCTTAATATTGAGATTAATTTTTTTATTTATTATTACTGCTGATTTAAATGCAGAAAGAATAAAAACAAAGAAGTTTTTTTTTGATTCTGTTAATATAAATATTGTTTCTTCTAAGAATAGCTATTACCCAATAGATACCATAGCAAGAGTTTCAGATATTAATAATCTTAATATATATATCCCTTATAAAGTTCAAGGAGGGGAATTATTACTACCTGATTATTTTCAAGAAGTTGATATAAATAAAAAAATATTTGAAAAAGTTAATTCTAATGTAAAAGCTACTTTATCATGGAATAGTCAATTATTAAAGGGTAATGGTTTTTTAAAAGCAAAAGTAACAATCGATGGTGATATTAATGCTAAATTTATTCAACTGAGCTTGTTAAAGGAAAAAGAAATATTAAAATTTGATTACCTTTCAAATTATACGGGAAAGAAATCTCATTTAATTATTAAGCTAGTGGGGAGTATAAAAAGTAAAAATTTTGATTCTTCTAAAAATAAATATATTTACTTCCCTATTAAAAGTTTTAAAACAAATCGTATTTGGTTAAATAATAATTTGGGCTCAGAATATAACAATATTAATAGCCCATATTTTAATCCTTATAAGAAATCAATCCATTCAAAAGATCATTTAGCTTTTGGGAAGTTATATGAGTGGACTGAAAATGTATGCCCTGATGGATTTAGAATTCCAACAAAAGAAGAGTTTATAGCTGAAATAGATAATTTTGAATTTCGAAATAGTTTTCTAAACTTGACATATGCAGGAATGCGAGGTATTGTAAAAGATAATATTCTTTTTGCTGGACAATTTGGGAGTTATTGGTTAAATTCATCTACAAAAAAAGAAATATATGGTGTTTTGAGAATATATGACGGAAAATTACTTTGGAATACTGCTTATAAAAAATATGGCTTTTCAGTTAGATGTATTAGAGATGATTATTAA